One window of the Candidatus Jettenia sp. genome contains the following:
- a CDS encoding VOC family protein, whose product MRESIRVVNTILYCRCWQETVAFYRDTLGFPITFRNDWFIEFKVNDCARLSVANEKRATIKSANGQGLTLAFQVDKADEAWQGLFAKGIRIGKISDHPWGGRSFFLFDPEGNRLEIWSA is encoded by the coding sequence ATGAGAGAATCAATTCGTGTAGTTAATACAATATTGTATTGCCGTTGCTGGCAAGAGACAGTTGCCTTTTATCGAGATACTCTCGGTTTTCCAATAACGTTTAGAAATGACTGGTTTATAGAGTTCAAAGTAAATGACTGCGCTCGTTTAAGCGTGGCAAACGAGAAACGCGCCACCATTAAAAGTGCAAACGGTCAGGGATTGACGCTTGCTTTTCAAGTGGATAAAGCCGATGAAGCGTGGCAGGGGTTATTCGCTAAGGGGATACGTATAGGAAAGATTTCAGACCATCCCTGGGGAGGAAGATCCTTTTTTTTGTTTGATCCGGAGGGAAATCGTCTTGAGATATGGTCAGCTTAA
- a CDS encoding ATP-binding protein produces MFIKKREIILTINKIIFSSLDIREVYQTMSKELLKVIDFDRMSVTLISENNNLYETFVLSKDYEYTDLKEGVLYPMEGSLMKRVVQFREPVLVDDTSKGRFLTDAVLFKENIRSRLGFPLDYKGRIIGSVNFGSKRKDYYTRKHIDFLSQIAPQLAMAIENTRLFNKIKEAEKKYRTVIENSPDIIFECMKDGKFSLMSPSVEGITGYPLHEFYDNRGYGLTLCHPEDQERVYHEILQVLQGVNRNLMNLEFRIIHKQGQIVWLSLEILPIIQENTIIGIEGFCRNITERKRLEELKDILIRDVTHELKTPVAKIEMALDMFQRSVLAGNKGMPERGYQINEILRNNIRRLKNIIKNILDISKLESGTESLKLSDISLVELVKIAVNELKDTANQKENILLYQIPSDIPIIKADRDKILHLITHLVDNAIKFTERGKINISARKLSDTVELTVEDTGRGLDEGVQKRVFEKFYKEIPSAYGSGIGLAICKNIVQMHKGNIWVESEGKGKGSRFKFILPIKA; encoded by the coding sequence ATGTTTATTAAAAAAAGAGAAATCATTCTTACCATTAATAAAATCATTTTCTCCAGCCTTGATATACGAGAAGTTTACCAAACAATGAGTAAGGAACTTTTAAAGGTAATTGATTTCGATCGTATGAGTGTTACTCTTATTAGTGAAAATAACAATTTATATGAAACCTTTGTGCTTTCAAAGGATTACGAATATACAGACCTCAAAGAAGGTGTATTATATCCGATGGAAGGAAGTTTAATGAAAAGAGTAGTTCAATTTCGTGAACCGGTACTTGTTGATGATACATCAAAAGGCCGATTTCTTACCGATGCTGTACTATTTAAAGAAAACATTCGCTCAAGATTGGGGTTTCCCCTTGATTATAAAGGGCGCATAATCGGCAGCGTAAATTTTGGGAGTAAGCGGAAAGATTATTACACAAGAAAGCATATCGATTTTCTTTCGCAGATCGCGCCTCAGTTAGCTATGGCAATTGAAAATACAAGACTTTTCAACAAAATTAAAGAAGCAGAGAAGAAGTACAGGACAGTCATCGAAAACTCTCCGGATATTATCTTTGAGTGTATGAAAGATGGGAAATTTTCTCTTATGAGCCCTTCCGTGGAAGGAATAACAGGTTATCCGCTCCATGAATTTTATGATAATCGGGGTTACGGACTCACCCTTTGCCATCCAGAAGACCAGGAAAGAGTATACCATGAAATACTCCAGGTATTACAGGGCGTCAATAGAAATTTAATGAATCTGGAGTTTCGGATCATTCATAAGCAAGGTCAGATTGTCTGGCTCTCTCTTGAGATACTTCCCATTATTCAGGAAAATACGATCATTGGCATTGAAGGTTTTTGTCGTAATATTACCGAAAGAAAACGATTAGAGGAGCTAAAAGATATTCTAATCCGGGATGTTACCCATGAGCTCAAGACACCTGTCGCTAAGATAGAAATGGCTCTTGATATGTTTCAACGTTCTGTTTTAGCTGGAAATAAAGGTATGCCGGAGAGGGGCTATCAAATCAATGAAATTCTTCGAAATAATATCAGGCGATTAAAGAACATAATTAAAAACATACTTGATATATCTAAGTTAGAATCGGGAACGGAATCGTTAAAGTTATCTGATATCTCACTGGTTGAATTAGTAAAAATAGCTGTTAATGAACTGAAAGATACGGCCAATCAAAAAGAGAATATCCTTCTGTATCAAATACCTTCTGACATTCCCATAATTAAAGCGGACCGGGATAAGATACTTCATTTGATAACCCATCTGGTGGACAATGCTATAAAATTTACAGAACGTGGAAAAATCAACATATCGGCACGAAAACTCTCTGATACAGTGGAGTTAACCGTAGAAGATACTGGCAGAGGTTTGGATGAAGGGGTACAAAAACGCGTATTTGAAAAGTTTTATAAAGAAATACCTTCCGCCTATGGGTCAGGAATAGGTCTTGCCATTTGTAAAAACATTGTACAGATGCATAAAGGAAATATCTGGGTAGAATCTGAAGGCAAGGGAAAAGGATCACGGTTCAAATTTATCTTACCAATCAAAGCATAA
- a CDS encoding O-acetyl-ADP-ribose deacetylase — protein sequence MLKTTINTSTLELIEGDITLQETDAIVNAANTSLLGGGGVDGAIHRAGGPKILEECKKLGGCPTGEARITTGGDLKARYIIHTVGPMYHHGKKGEAELLAHAYKNSLILASQYKLKSISFPSISTGAYGYPIYEAATVALKTVIDYLKTHSHSIELVRFVLFNSRSYQPYEKALQELIKYQTLKEKQ from the coding sequence ATGCTAAAAACTACTATTAACACATCAACGTTAGAACTTATTGAGGGAGATATTACTCTGCAGGAAACAGATGCCATCGTTAATGCAGCAAATACAAGTCTTTTAGGCGGTGGCGGTGTAGACGGAGCTATTCACAGGGCAGGGGGACCAAAAATATTAGAGGAATGTAAGAAGCTGGGAGGATGTCCAACAGGAGAAGCCCGCATTACTACAGGAGGAGATCTTAAGGCAAGGTATATAATTCATACCGTCGGTCCTATGTATCACCATGGTAAAAAAGGCGAAGCAGAATTACTGGCTCATGCTTATAAAAATAGCCTCATACTCGCCTCTCAATATAAGCTCAAAAGCATATCATTTCCATCTATTAGTACTGGTGCCTACGGGTACCCAATTTACGAGGCAGCAACAGTAGCCTTAAAAACAGTAATAGACTATTTAAAAACCCATTCTCATAGTATCGAACTTGTACGCTTTGTCCTCTTTAATTCCAGGTCATATCAGCCTTACGAGAAAGCTTTACAGGAGCTTATAAAATACCAGACCCTTAAGGAAAAGCAATAA
- a CDS encoding nitroreductase family protein yields the protein MDVREAIHKRRSIRKFKSDPVPDEYIVQILESARLAPSGSNTQPWRFILVKDAETRKKLQAASYNQRHVGQAPVIIACCADIKAFGEFPERIDELIAAGALPAKTREVFVPSLKRGETSADITWHLLIAATGNTDIAIEHMVLQAVELGLGTCWVRWFNDNKVKEILEIPKDIEIVAILPVGYPDEEPSQRPRFDLERIVSYEKYGKKKDDKS from the coding sequence ATGGATGTTAGAGAAGCAATTCATAAACGCCGTAGTATCAGAAAATTTAAATCAGACCCGGTACCCGATGAATACATAGTGCAAATTTTAGAAAGTGCACGGCTTGCACCATCGGGTTCTAATACACAACCGTGGAGATTTATCTTGGTGAAGGATGCCGAAACAAGAAAGAAACTCCAGGCCGCTTCATATAATCAACGCCATGTTGGGCAGGCGCCCGTGATTATTGCCTGTTGTGCAGATATCAAGGCATTTGGTGAGTTTCCGGAGCGGATTGATGAACTGATTGCTGCCGGTGCCCTGCCGGCTAAGACTCGTGAAGTTTTTGTTCCTTCATTGAAACGGGGTGAAACGAGCGCCGATATTACATGGCACTTATTGATTGCTGCTACAGGAAATACCGATATTGCTATTGAACACATGGTACTTCAGGCTGTCGAATTAGGGTTGGGAACCTGTTGGGTAAGATGGTTTAATGATAATAAAGTCAAAGAGATACTTGAAATCCCAAAGGATATAGAAATCGTTGCGATACTTCCTGTAGGCTATCCTGATGAAGAACCATCTCAAAGACCAAGATTTGATCTTGAAAGGATTGTTTCTTATGAAAAATATGGAAAAAAGAAAGATGATAAGTCCTAA
- the amt gene encoding ammonium transporter, giving the protein MENIQININHVWIMAAACMVFFMQLGFTSYEAGFSQSKNAISASIRNLVVFLISSLIFYAVGFGFMFGVSYMGWIGVNHFFTSGIQEHPGNLGYTFFFFQLVFSATASTIMTGAIAERSCFIPNVAGTIFMVAIIYPIFGHWTWGSLFHSGQYGWLEKLGFIDFAGSTLVHSIGGWFALAGAVAVGPRNGKYNPDGSSNPMGLHNIPLVTLGTFFLWFGWFGFNGGSLLRASAEISLVITNTNLAAATAGISALLFTYAKEKRLNAGKLFTAILAGLVAITAGSSRVNPHGAICIGFIAGIGAILAQDFIEKILKVDDPVSAIAVHGVGGAIGTLCVASFAEKSTLAVESGSRLHQLGIQTAGIAVAFVWSFGLGTLFFWCLKKIVTIRVSPEEEKRGLNVAEYEDVASWLDFIRITRLQDLNTLLEKKVAERTEELQKANIALDKANKLKSEFLATMSHELRTPLNAIIGFAEVLRDEITGALNEEQKEYINDIHGSGEHLLNMINSILDLSKIEAGKLELHYEVFPIEEAVNEVLNMIMGLSLKKGISLKTFIQKDIPSLTADRLKFKQIMFNLLSNAIKFTPESGAISISADLLDQHIQFAISDTGIGIKSEDMDKIFQTFRQLDASYARHYEGAGLGLALTKRLVELHGGKIWVKSIYGKGSTFTFTLPQNPSY; this is encoded by the coding sequence ATGGAAAACATACAAATAAATATTAATCACGTCTGGATTATGGCAGCAGCATGTATGGTATTTTTCATGCAGCTAGGGTTCACCTCCTATGAAGCAGGTTTTTCACAATCCAAGAATGCTATCAGCGCTTCTATTAGAAATCTCGTAGTATTTCTCATATCCTCACTGATATTTTACGCTGTCGGGTTTGGATTTATGTTTGGGGTAAGCTACATGGGCTGGATTGGAGTAAACCATTTCTTTACCAGTGGTATTCAGGAACATCCTGGTAATTTGGGTTATACCTTTTTCTTTTTTCAACTGGTCTTTTCTGCCACAGCATCTACCATAATGACCGGAGCTATAGCAGAACGCTCCTGTTTTATTCCTAATGTTGCAGGCACGATATTCATGGTAGCCATCATCTATCCGATTTTCGGCCATTGGACATGGGGAAGCCTTTTCCATTCGGGACAATACGGTTGGCTAGAAAAATTAGGGTTTATTGATTTTGCAGGATCTACTCTGGTGCATTCGATTGGGGGTTGGTTCGCTCTTGCGGGGGCAGTTGCTGTCGGACCAAGAAATGGCAAGTATAATCCTGATGGATCTTCAAATCCCATGGGGCTACATAATATTCCATTGGTAACTTTGGGTACCTTCTTCCTCTGGTTTGGTTGGTTTGGCTTTAACGGAGGAAGTCTTCTCCGGGCCAGCGCCGAGATCAGTCTTGTCATTACCAACACGAACCTGGCAGCAGCCACAGCGGGAATTTCTGCATTACTCTTTACGTATGCAAAAGAGAAGAGACTGAACGCCGGAAAACTCTTTACAGCCATACTGGCTGGCCTGGTAGCAATAACAGCAGGCTCCAGCAGGGTAAATCCTCATGGCGCCATCTGTATTGGTTTCATTGCTGGTATAGGAGCGATCTTAGCTCAGGATTTTATTGAAAAGATATTAAAGGTTGACGACCCCGTCTCTGCCATTGCAGTTCACGGAGTCGGGGGCGCTATAGGCACTCTCTGTGTTGCATCTTTTGCTGAAAAATCGACACTAGCGGTAGAAAGCGGCAGCCGATTACATCAACTTGGTATACAGACTGCAGGCATTGCAGTTGCCTTCGTGTGGTCTTTCGGGTTGGGAACGCTCTTTTTTTGGTGTCTAAAAAAAATCGTGACTATCCGTGTAAGTCCTGAAGAAGAAAAAAGAGGACTTAATGTTGCCGAATACGAAGATGTGGCTTCATGGCTTGATTTCATACGTATTACCAGACTTCAAGACTTAAACACCCTCCTTGAGAAGAAGGTTGCAGAAAGAACAGAGGAACTTCAAAAAGCAAATATTGCGCTCGATAAGGCCAATAAATTAAAATCAGAATTTTTAGCAACCATGTCGCATGAACTTCGTACCCCATTGAATGCTATCATTGGCTTCGCTGAGGTTTTAAGGGACGAAATTACCGGAGCTCTTAACGAAGAACAAAAAGAATATATCAATGATATCCACGGTAGCGGGGAACACTTACTCAATATGATTAATAGCATCCTCGATCTTTCAAAAATTGAAGCTGGCAAATTAGAACTTCACTATGAGGTGTTCCCTATAGAAGAGGCAGTCAATGAGGTGCTGAATATGATCATGGGGCTTTCTCTGAAGAAAGGCATATCCCTGAAGACTTTTATTCAAAAAGATATTCCCTCTTTAACAGCAGACCGATTGAAATTCAAGCAAATTATGTTTAATCTATTATCCAATGCCATTAAATTTACCCCGGAAAGTGGTGCGATTTCAATCTCTGCAGATCTTTTAGATCAGCATATCCAGTTTGCCATAAGTGATACCGGCATAGGAATCAAATCAGAAGATATGGATAAGATATTCCAGACGTTCCGTCAATTAGATGCCTCATATGCGCGCCATTATGAGGGGGCAGGTCTTGGCCTGGCACTCACAAAACGTCTGGTTGAATTACACGGTGGTAAGATATGGGTAAAGAGTATCTATGGAAAGGGAAGCACATTCACCTTCACGTTACCACAAAATCCATCGTATTAG
- a CDS encoding PAS domain S-box protein, translated as MLNIRTKLILFISTLIIIIGTFSCFFFLIHLKRQQDNALRKLGTSLVMLLAQDDEVKHALSYTQPAFLDAPIKRIKALDTEGKIGYLRVSDIQKVIIEEKSSRINLNIEELPAREDHQNPDIVFTRHSSTSLNEEFFDFSIPVFEKTFSEEAFATQILSEDKIVTETKQRTLGFVQIGLSTHKIHENTRYVMVYIIIPLGLSIIIGGICITFFLTRYIISPLQHLTSITLDIAKGNLTHRVNIRSRDEIGQLSINFNQMTTALEKSYTDLKQEVVEHKYTAKLLQRQVKLKELIAVISTSFINLAPNEVDTGINRALEIIGKFLEVDRSYVCLYSNNSEKNIDNTHVWYAEGIEPQMKDLKEVLVERFSREMEKLKRFEVIHVPRLDDLSVCTKAEKELQELQAVQSFIIVPMIYGGSLVGFWGFDSVRTEKTWIEQDITMLRIISEIFVNALEHRRKAEMLQKAYDKLEVRVLERTVELLKTNELLKGEIAEHKRAKEELKKYEIVISQMTDLPYICDSKGNVVFVNHMFEKLTGHQPEEFLGKSFAPLFDKENLKKATDAYTRTMEGESPQYELYFKNTNILCEYKNLPLRDENGNTIGVIGIARDVTERRRMEDILRKTNQTLRALISASPVAIIVLDSYGHIKMWNPAAEAIFGWTEKELMNHPLPVMLKGNQDEFRFLRNRVLRGESFIGLELRRLKRDGTQVDISLSTAPLCDSHGNIAGIVGILADITEQKRVVDELRYAKNYAENLIETANVMVIGLDIAGTIRIFNEAAEKITAYKKAEIVGKNWFETIVPKDRIPYFWQEFTNWQKNGQLPKTFENPIFTKSGKKRYISWQNTEVREHGKIKETIFFGIDITEQKRTQALVERLRLISFIKDVSIALSQGNTLYDILRYCTEAIVHNLDAALARIWTLNEKENMLELQASAGLHTHINGSHSRVPVGKLKIGRIALERQPHLTNSIIDDPYISDKGWAKREKMISFAGYPLIVGNHLVGVVAIFLRKPLTEFTTKALASVADIIALGIDRKQAEEALRMSESKYRMLLENLPQRIFYKDRDSVYVSCNENYARDLHIKPDEIFGKTDYDFFPEAFVEKYQTDDKRIMKSGQTEDIEEKYIKDGCECIVHTVKTPIKDEKGNVIGILGVFWDITEKVALQMESMRTRHLVALGELAAGVAHEINNPITGVINCAQILFDKSSEESSEKDIANRIIKEGKRIANIVNNLLSFARPGDRKEKKSIVSVHEILSDTLTLSEVQLRKEGIKIRVDISHNFPEITVHPQQIQQVFLNIISNARYALNQKYPDAHEDKLLEISGKEITINNLPCLKMIFYDHGTGIPAKSIEKVMDPFFTLKPRGKGTGLGLSISHGIINEHGGKIIIHSIEGEFTEVAVILPIFTLKQ; from the coding sequence ATGCTAAATATCCGTACAAAACTTATCCTTTTTATAAGTACACTGATAATCATCATTGGAACATTTAGTTGCTTTTTCTTTTTAATCCATTTAAAAAGACAGCAAGACAATGCCCTGAGAAAATTAGGCACCTCTCTTGTTATGTTGCTTGCGCAGGATGACGAGGTCAAACATGCATTGAGTTATACGCAACCTGCATTCTTAGACGCTCCTATTAAAAGAATAAAGGCGCTTGATACTGAAGGGAAAATTGGTTATTTACGTGTATCAGATATACAAAAGGTTATTATTGAAGAAAAATCTTCCCGAATTAATCTCAATATTGAAGAGCTTCCTGCCAGAGAAGACCATCAAAATCCAGATATAGTATTTACCCGCCATAGTAGTACTTCCTTAAATGAGGAATTTTTTGATTTCTCCATCCCTGTTTTTGAAAAGACGTTCTCTGAGGAGGCTTTTGCCACACAGATTTTAAGTGAAGATAAAATCGTTACAGAGACAAAACAACGGACATTAGGTTTTGTACAGATTGGTTTATCTACCCATAAAATACATGAGAACACTCGGTATGTTATGGTATATATTATTATCCCTTTGGGTTTAAGTATTATTATTGGCGGTATATGTATTACCTTCTTTCTTACCCGATATATAATTTCACCATTGCAACATTTGACAAGCATTACCCTGGATATAGCCAAAGGCAATCTCACCCACAGAGTAAACATCCGTTCTCGAGATGAGATTGGACAATTATCCATAAATTTCAATCAAATGACAACGGCACTTGAAAAATCTTATACTGATCTAAAACAAGAGGTTGTTGAGCATAAATATACAGCAAAATTATTGCAGCGTCAGGTAAAATTGAAAGAACTTATTGCAGTTATATCAACAAGCTTTATAAATCTTGCACCAAATGAGGTTGATACGGGAATAAACCGGGCATTGGAAATAATAGGAAAATTCCTGGAAGTTGATCGCAGTTATGTCTGTCTCTATTCTAACAATAGTGAAAAGAATATAGATAATACCCATGTGTGGTATGCTGAAGGGATTGAGCCGCAGATGAAAGATCTTAAGGAGGTTCTCGTTGAGCGCTTTTCCCGGGAGATGGAGAAGCTAAAACGATTTGAGGTTATCCATGTTCCCCGGTTAGATGATCTTTCAGTTTGTACCAAAGCGGAAAAAGAGCTGCAAGAACTACAGGCAGTTCAGTCATTTATCATCGTTCCCATGATTTATGGTGGATCTCTTGTTGGGTTTTGGGGGTTTGATTCGGTACGAACAGAAAAAACATGGATAGAACAAGATATTACGATGCTGAGAATAATTAGTGAAATATTTGTGAATGCTTTAGAGCACAGGCGAAAAGCAGAGATGTTACAAAAGGCATACGATAAACTGGAAGTCCGCGTTCTGGAGCGTACCGTTGAGCTGTTAAAAACAAATGAGCTTCTGAAAGGAGAGATTGCAGAGCACAAAAGGGCAAAAGAGGAGTTAAAAAAGTATGAAATAGTAATTTCACAAATGACCGACCTTCCGTATATTTGTGATAGTAAAGGAAATGTAGTCTTTGTAAATCATATGTTTGAAAAGCTTACTGGCCATCAGCCAGAGGAGTTCCTTGGAAAATCATTCGCGCCGCTTTTTGATAAAGAGAACCTGAAAAAAGCAACGGATGCTTACACAAGAACAATGGAAGGGGAAAGTCCTCAATATGAACTTTATTTCAAGAATACCAACATATTATGCGAATATAAGAATCTTCCTCTAAGGGATGAGAACGGGAATACCATCGGAGTTATAGGCATTGCCAGAGATGTTACCGAAAGAAGACGGATGGAGGATATATTGAGAAAAACGAATCAAACCCTCCGCGCTCTTATATCGGCATCTCCAGTAGCTATCATTGTTCTTGACTCTTATGGACATATTAAGATGTGGAATCCTGCTGCGGAGGCTATATTCGGCTGGACAGAAAAGGAGTTGATGAATCATCCCCTTCCTGTCATGCTAAAAGGCAACCAAGATGAGTTCCGTTTTTTGCGTAACCGGGTATTACGCGGGGAATCATTTATAGGTTTGGAATTACGTCGTCTGAAACGGGATGGGACTCAGGTTGATATCAGTCTTTCAACGGCGCCCCTCTGTGATTCTCATGGTAACATTGCCGGTATCGTCGGTATACTAGCCGATATTACCGAACAGAAGCGAGTGGTTGATGAATTACGGTATGCAAAGAATTATGCTGAGAATCTTATTGAGACAGCAAACGTAATGGTTATAGGGTTGGATATTGCAGGTACTATTCGGATATTTAATGAGGCAGCAGAGAAAATTACTGCATATAAAAAAGCTGAGATTGTAGGAAAAAATTGGTTTGAAACAATTGTGCCAAAAGACCGTATTCCCTATTTTTGGCAAGAATTTACGAATTGGCAAAAAAACGGACAGTTACCAAAGACCTTTGAGAATCCTATTTTTACAAAGTCAGGTAAAAAACGATATATATCATGGCAAAATACGGAGGTACGGGAACACGGTAAAATCAAGGAAACGATTTTCTTTGGGATTGATATTACTGAACAAAAACGAACACAGGCATTGGTAGAACGGCTCCGTCTGATATCATTTATCAAAGATGTTAGTATTGCGCTCAGTCAGGGTAATACCTTGTATGATATTTTACGATACTGCACGGAAGCTATAGTTCACAATCTCGATGCAGCACTTGCTCGCATCTGGACACTGAATGAAAAGGAAAATATGCTAGAGTTGCAAGCCAGCGCGGGGCTCCATACTCATATAAACGGTTCTCACAGCCGAGTACCTGTTGGGAAACTCAAAATTGGCCGTATTGCCTTAGAACGCCAGCCACATCTAACGAACTCTATTATCGATGATCCCTATATTAGTGATAAGGGATGGGCGAAACGGGAGAAAATGATTTCGTTTGCCGGATATCCCCTGATTGTTGGGAATCATCTGGTTGGGGTTGTTGCGATATTTTTACGCAAACCCCTTACAGAATTTACCACCAAGGCTTTGGCTTCTGTAGCAGATATCATTGCGTTAGGCATAGATCGTAAGCAGGCAGAAGAAGCATTACGTATGAGTGAAAGCAAGTACCGAATGCTCCTTGAAAATCTACCACAAAGGATATTTTATAAAGATAGAGATTCGGTGTACGTTTCTTGTAATGAAAATTACGCCAGAGATTTACATATCAAACCAGACGAAATCTTCGGAAAGACAGATTACGATTTTTTTCCTGAAGCGTTTGTTGAAAAATATCAGACAGATGATAAACGAATTATGAAGTCCGGCCAAACGGAAGATATAGAAGAAAAATACATTAAGGATGGGTGTGAATGTATTGTGCATACCGTGAAAACCCCTATAAAAGATGAGAAAGGTAACGTTATTGGCATCTTAGGTGTTTTTTGGGATATTACCGAGAAGGTCGCTTTACAGATGGAATCTATGCGCACAAGACACCTGGTAGCGTTGGGTGAACTGGCGGCGGGTGTAGCTCATGAGATCAATAATCCCATAACAGGTGTTATTAACTGTGCTCAAATACTATTCGATAAAAGCAGCGAGGAAAGCAGTGAAAAAGATATTGCAAACAGGATTATCAAGGAAGGTAAACGTATCGCTAACATAGTAAATAACCTCCTGTCTTTTGCCAGACCCGGAGATAGAAAAGAAAAGAAAAGTATCGTCAGTGTCCATGAAATATTGTCTGATACCTTAACTCTGTCGGAGGTGCAGTTACGAAAAGAGGGGATCAAAATACGAGTAGATATTTCCCACAATTTTCCAGAAATAACTGTACATCCACAGCAAATTCAGCAAGTTTTTTTGAATATTATCAGTAATGCACGGTATGCCTTAAATCAGAAATATCCGGATGCACATGAAGATAAACTCCTTGAGATATCAGGTAAAGAAATAACCATAAATAATCTTCCCTGTCTGAAAATGATCTTTTATGATCATGGTACCGGTATACCTGCCAAGAGTATAGAGAAAGTAATGGATCCTTTTTTTACCCTTAAACCAAGAGGTAAGGGCACTGGATTAGGGTTAAGTATTAGTCATGGCATTATCAATGAGCATGGCGGCAAGATTATAATTCATAGTATCGAGGGAGAATTTACTGAAGTCGCAGTAATCTTGCCGATATTTACATTAAAACAGTAG